The Glycine max cultivar Williams 82 chromosome 17, Glycine_max_v4.0, whole genome shotgun sequence genome contains the following window.
aaaccttatgatagttgacTCTTTGAATAAGAGATTATTGCCCAAgacattatagaacatgttgaaagtatgggcattattgttattgatgatcattaagtgtaatttaccttatgtaattttgctgacactctgagctcaattatgatatgttttttattacctgttctctatgtttgcatgcatgtttgtgttagagttatgttaacaggttttgtcttgaatgaaagacattatgttggaccaattatgtactcctaactaatgatcatattaaggagaaaactaatttgtagtacatggaagggactatgtcgattagatgGTGTACAACTGCCATGACTCGAATTGGTTCCTGTTCTTAATCATGAtattatgatgtacccaatgtataaaataatttagtcaatttttaatgggcattatgttagttaatctatttatttagttagtccataatgtttattaatgtcacatgagccaagtgggagaatgttagaattaatgtctcatgtgagagatatgtgacttatgtaaggactaataaataaataattaacgattaaggactaaattgtaattgggcttaataggagaagtttatAGAGCTAACTACTACTTGATGgaagtagtggttataaaaggggcttaatacccactaacgtgaaataaggttcCCTTCCCGACcagaaaagtgttctctctcatTCATAGCCATCATGAACGAAGAGAAGCAGAAACGAAAGgcctaaggaagtgaaatcttatttctcttctttttcaaggaaatcaaagtgtaccggagagaagttcctatgaaaaaaggtacaagtcttcctatggagaaaggtacacatcattatctattgttgtttattaattgtttgtgagaatcataggtttcaaaTCTTGTTGTTTTCtatcattgatagtctaggaaacccctaAAGAAATTTTACAcattgtatataaaaaatacaaaataataaattattcttattcaatttttctaattttattgaatatatttatgtattaaaatttaatgttttctcttatgatatcatattataaacaatgataaatatattaattagagaATATTCCAAAAAATGGTTTACCCAAATGAATCCTTTCATATCTTTAGCCtctaatttttattcataaaaggtaataaataaattaagaggtcaatcaaaatgattgaaagaatcattaaaaaaactgaataaaaattcaaatcaaatttaaataaaaacgcTATATTTTATTCACTTTgtataaaatgtgatttttcaaaaaaaaaattaaattaatcctaTCATATTCTTAGCCGCTAAGTTTTATTTATGTTAggtaaaacataaattataagattgaaaatgaataaaaaatattaaaaacataattaaaattgaaatcatcttcaaagaaaaacaaaaaaaatattcatttaagtaaaataacttttcagagaaatatttaattcaaaGTAATCCTTCctaaattgatattaaaattaaatctattccctaaaaaaacatattagggCGTGGGTGAATCTGATTAGAGAAGATTGGTGTGGTGCCTATAAAATGGTCCTTCCaaatccaatttttttcacACTTGGCAATTGAAGAATTAACTAGTATCAATTTTTCACACTTGAAAAATTGTTACAAACTCTATTTTTTACACTTTGcagtattattatatattattatctataatATGGTCACTCTTTCACCGAGGTTGGTCTCAGTCGTTTTTCCCTCAAAAATTAATTCTCTGCTAACAAAATTTCCTTCAGTAGGATGCTCAAATCCAAAATCCATAATAGCACAAAGCAACTCCGACTTTAGTAGAAAGTCTCTGAATCCCATACTGTGAATCCCAACATAGCCCctaccaaaaataaaagaaaaaaaaacattcaaaatcagaatatcaCAAAAACCAACATCATTCAATTTcctgatattataaaaaaaaataataatcaaacaagTGTACTACTAGAAACAATATCTATCTAGCTCGCTTCACCATTGACTTGATCTAGAAGGTCCTCGTTGTATGCTTCGTTCTTCGTTTCTCCCATTATCTACAAATCACCACAACACATTAATCCAAATTAAACAATGCTTTACAGAAAtagtaatgataataataataattaaaaaaacaaaagctaaGGATTAGGCAAATAAACATAGTGggagttttagggttttgaATATGAAGTGGGTACCTAGTCGTAGAAGAGTTCAAGGGGGGCAAATGGAAGGACTAGTAGGGTTTTTGCAAAGGAAATTTTGTTAGTAAAGAATCAATATTGGAGGGAAAAGGGACTGAGAGAGATGAGCCTAATTGAAAGAGTGggcatattatatataatagtatACAATAATTCTATGATAGtgcgaaaaatatattttgataacaATTTTTCAAGTGTGTTGGAAAATTAGATAATAGTATAGTACTTCAATTGCCAAGTACGAAAAATGTTGGTGTTGGAAAAACCATTTGATAGGCACTAATGGTCTTCTCTAATCAGATCCATCAATGCCCgaattttttttaggatttgattAATGTGAATATCAATTTAGGAAAggattattttcaataaaaaaatatgtttgaaaagtcatattttacataaaatgaataaaaatatattttttctttgaattatatttgaattttaattagttttttttaatatttttaattcattttgatcttttaaaatattttatacctaaaataaaaataacttacaggctaagaatataaaatattttcaataaaataattatgtttgaaaagtcaaattttacttaaaatgaataaaaaaaaataatgtttctttAAATAGTGGTTTGGATTTTCTTCTACTTTGACCTAGTGAGAAATGTGATACTTGCTACTATCCTAGAACCCTACACTTGGCACCAATGTTTTGAAAACTAGGAACCGATGTGGTTACCAGACCGAACACTAAAAAATCGGAATTGATCTGgtcctattaatttttttaaaaaatttaacctatAATATTtgtaagataaattaaaatatatacattcaaatatatcatataagtatcaattatttttttcaattattattaattttagtcttATAAAAGACATAATTAAGTCATTTATATTAATAGatcctactttttttttataattttatattattttattacttagaatattataatattaaaaacggtaAAACCGATTCAACTACCGTTAGACCATTGAACCTTGAATCAGTGTCTTCACCGATTCTATTTTAAACATATTGCTTAGCACCTAGGCTCAACAACACAAAGAATGCATTGATTATAGTTGTGCTAAGATTGTCGTTTGCACTATCTGTTTGCACCCAACCTAAGTTTGGAGTTTGGAGGATGCATCATCTTCCTTGcttttgtctcgaaggacatgTTACAACAAATCTCCTAGAGATCCAAACGTATGTTATGTATGTACCATGACAACATCTAAGGGACACCCTACTTctctaataaaagaaaaaatatatttttattcattttaggtaaatttttactttgcaaacatattatattttgttgagAACAATCATTTCCTAAATTGATAttcacactactagaaaatagactttttacattggttatcgacgcctttctacatcggttatcacGCGTAGTTGTAACCAGGTGTCGTTGAAAGACAACGACGGTTGAGCGACCGATGTTGAATTctagcattctacatcggttattaggaCAACCGATGTAAAAATCTGTCAATTTTAAGGCTTAGAATGCCatatttctacatcggttgtcctGAAAACCAATGTAGAATGCTAGAATTCTACATCGATCGTTCtaacaaccgatgtagaatgctagATATTCTACATCAGTCGTTCtaacaaccgatgtagaagtattaattttttttaatttttttgctttttggaagCAACAATTATAATGGCATAAAAATTGGTGGCATAGTCATTTCATTAAAAAGATATTTCTATAAACTAACTAATAATTACTAAACTAAATTGTTcatacaaagaaagaacaaaagaataaaattaatcaaatttaaacaccAATACTATATAAGTTTAGCAGAAAAACGTCTAAAAGTGCTGCTCACTAAAATTATATAcactaaaagaaaatattcaaaattatttaaaattatcaaattgagCATGAAAGTTATATCAATTAAGTTTATACAACCGAGTAGTTTCAAGTTGAATTCTCTCCTAcaagataatatataaatcttcaTATTTGAACTATTTTATAGAAATCCATTGGTTAAAAATTTTCCTTATATAATTGTATATTACCTAATATTTTTTTCGTTGAAACACATGGTCATGGGGCACAGACTTTTCAATCATTTCTGATCGGAGTCACCATATCCATAGTCAAAAGGGAACCTCCAGCTTACAAAAATAAAGTACCTGGccaaaatgaattgaaataaaTCATGTGCGTTAGACCTCGTTATATATAAGCCGTGTTATAATCTCCTAATAGCCAACTTATTCTCATTCTTAATATCCACTATAGAATCTTTAatagtatttaaattaaattcatagaCTTATTTGTacgtagtgttttttttttatattaatcaattaattattggagataaaataggaaaataaaagtTAACTAAGTAAATAATCTATTAACTTTTAAGCACATGTAGTTCTtccatataacattttttaaaattatatattgttagcaattaattattaagaagATATTTTCaacctttaaaattatataacagaaattttatttatataatttctttgtGTACAAGAATGGCGTGATAAAATAGTTGATGTGATGAAAATAGATAAAGAAATAACATTGCATGGGTGAATGTTAGATATGGCTAGCTTTATGCATGGATGGAGAAAGAAATTTCTGAGTAACATGAAAGAGGTCTATTTTTTATACCTCGTTCATGTTATTCAGCCAATTCGAAATACCATTGATGTTTGATAACACGGTTCATGCTTatatgaaaagagaaaataattatcaGGGTATCAATTCATGTTAGTAATCAGAACACATTAAAGAAGCACTTGTTGACTTTGGCATGTCCAAAAGTTTATTTAGCGCATCATTCATTTAAAATCAAggaatcataaagaaaaaagttgTTTTCAAGTTTGTTATGCTCAATCAGAAGATGAAGTTAGGAATCATCTTTTAAAATCGATCGAGGTCCTTCTCCGCAAATTCCGTCACGACTGAtttaaaaggaagaagaaaaaaaaagacatagatgaaaaaggaaaagggaatGAAATTTAAAGTATATGATAGGGTTGATCCAGCCAcattaaaatctaattttaaagAACTTGGTACCATCAGGATCAGGCCATCAACATACCAATCAATACATGTTAGATCTTAGAAACATATGTTCAATTTCTCTTTCTGGGGTTTTGAGAAAGTAAATCTGAGTTCCCACTTCCCAATCCTCGTCAGCCCGtccctaaaaaaatgaaaatgaaataggaaaaaaatatttgctgTATATGAATTAAGTGGCAGCCAACTCAGACTAGGCATAGATGTAATGAACGACACAATCTTCATGATTTAATAATGAGGACATGAGGATGCCATATCACTTTCGAGTCTATATATTCTGCCAATTGTGATAACTTCTTATCATCCATCAAAACCTAAAGAACAAATCTCAGCCAATTCTAaactttttgtttggtgttaCAGCCATTGGAATCGCTTGCAAAAAACAAATTGGCTTTTAAAAGTAAGGTAtcatcagaaaaaaaaagggttaagatgtgtttgatttgtgttaaatttgaacGTAGAGCTTTTTGTTGCGTTGCACCGATGCGCTGCTATAAAGGCTTAAAACATTACTTCATTGGACTGCAATTGAGGAAGATGACGGCAGGACTTGAAGCTGGTCTTTGATAAGAATTGTAACAaccgaagaaaagaaaagtaaagggaaaaacacaataaaaagaaaagtatatatattgttattatgacttttttattgtcagttatatatatatataattttttttttgttattatagtgGTGCATCTTCCACACACCACCAGCAGCTAAGCCAAGTGTTATTCCAATTATGATGTCCTTAACCACACTCGGACCTTTCAAGGTAGCATGGGCAATCCTAGGACCAGCCATTTAAGCTAGTCAATTCTACAAAAGTTACAAAACATTGTGCTATAAACATTTTGAACTCATCCTATGACTTCAGTTTTAAGAAAAAGATCTAAccacaaaaagtaaaataaagccacaaaaaattcaaatgaaggaaaagaaaacaagctaacaagaaaaaatattagtagGAATGAAACGTACCTTTCATGCGGACCAAGAAAACAAGCtcacaagaaaaaatattagcaGGAATGGTGTGATGACCACTATTTCAAGCATAAATTTTCAAAGCTCACTTCCTTCAAAGAATACATCAGTTATCAATCTCATATTCTGATTATAGAGTGTAATTAAAGGAAGAGGAACATACACTTATAATGCGATAAATTACGTAGAAATAGAAAGTAACTAACATGAAGTACAGGATATGATCATGTCAAAGGAGCTCTACTAATAATGAAATGGATTAGTCCAAGCTGTGACACAAGATATCCTAAacaagtatttttcaaaaaccagtTACACCCAGGTCCAAGGTCAAAAAGAAGCCTTACAGAGAATGGTCTATTAGTTAATAGATTTTGATACCATGACTACCCATCAAATAATTGGACTGAAAGATTCTCAAGAAAGGAACACAATGATTGTCACAAACCATGTAACAGGAATTACATTCGACACTGATAACTAATAATCATGGTCATTTTAACCCAAAcagcagaaaaggaaaagttatGCTTCAAAACTATTCCTAGTTTATTATATGATGAAAGCTCAACCCAACATCCTGAATCTATTTCTCAATTAGTTAACTTAAACCAAATTGCATATGAAAATCCAAATCATGGAACCTTGagtcatgaagaatatttcaAAGTCAGCAGAATTGTAAGTGTTTTGGGGAACATTGATGAGGAAACTTGGCCTGGTTGTCACAatataaaattcctaaaaagATCTGAACAGTTTTATATtgagtaattttaaaacattacaaTGGCAGGGGAATTTTTTACCTGAAACTCCCGTATTTTAAAAGTTGGGCTGAGAATTGCACACATAGTCCACCTAGGCTCCTTTTTAAAGAACTCTGTCaaaaaatttttaataataataataataatagtagtagtagGTAAAACACGAGCCTTTGCAACAGCAATTACACAAGCAGTCCTAAGTTTATTTTCACACGAATCTTGTCTGCCAAACCTATATTGGAGGccaaaaattataagatatgaTAGTAGTAGAAATTGCATCCATGGATATTGCATTGTCTCTCACTTCAAGACCTGAGGGTGCATCAccaatttatttgttaaaaagattttttaatacATACTATGAGGAAGGTGAAACAGTTAATCAATACATACTATGAGGAAGACCTAAAGGAAAGCTTCTACCAGTTTGAGATAGCCAAGAGGTTGGAGAAACAGCAGAACACCTCTGATATAGATTGGGAAATTATCTTCTACTAGTATCGACAATTAACACAACAGTATTATCAAGAGGCTAAATGGTGCACAAATTTAGAAAGCAAAATCAAATAGACTAAAgctttttaaatgattttgaaaaaccCAAATTCGCCAATTAAACTCAGATAAGAACCTCAAATGAAAAACTGCTAGTTGCCTAAGAAAAATACCAAAGCATGGGTCCTAATTAAACAAACAGATAGACTAAGTGtattagttttttcttcttcttaattttaGCAGTTCACTCACAATTCACAAAGCTTATTCGAAAgcgggaagagaaaaaagaaaatccataaaaaaactaaacccAAGCCGAGAAGCAAAGAAGCAACTCACGGTTTGCgaataattttgaaaaggaGAGTATTAGAGGCCAGGAGAGGTGCAACAGAGAGTACCCGGTGAAAGCGCTCGACAACTTTTGAAAGTCAGACACGACGTCATTCTCGCCGCCACCACCGTGCTGTGCAGCAGCAACATCGACTGCGTGCATCTCAGCTCCTGCGAAATCCTACAACAAACCAACGACAACAATGACAAATCGATAATTCTAAGGCTTGTTTGCGATTAGGAGCAAAAACGAACATTGTAGGACGAAGGGAAACCTGGTCAATAAGGATTGGTGAATAGGAGAAAAGGAGGAAGTTGTTTTGGAGAATGAAGAAGCGCGAATGTTGAATTTGATGGCTGATTTTATAGATGAAATTGATGTTCGTTGCGCAATTCTGCTGCATGCGAAAGCCATTGATGATGGGATCAAATTGGAAGAGGAACCAAAACAAGGCAAGGAAGTGTTTAGGGTTTTGCTTTTGGTATAGATCTGAGAAGATGATGGTTTGTTTCTAGGGACAGAGAAGAGAAAGAGGCAGAGAGAGTGAACCACCTCACTCAGTGCCGCAACGAAGAAGCGCGACCAGTGCGCTACccgagagagagaaagtgaaaatATCAAGGAGAAAGAGTAACAGCTGTAtgataagagagagaaaacaaaaaaagggtaaaaataCAAAGGCGGGTTTCAAAGACCGACTTTGTACATTATTCAATTACGGCAGTTTTCTAAATAACCGTCCTTAAACTCATAATTTATTACAATATTGCCACTGAATACTTTTCAAAAACGGTCTTTGGCCAACCGTCGTAGTTGAGTTGTCGCAATAAacactttttgtagtagtgtcacataaatcaaatcctaaaaaaatAGGGCATTGATTTACTAACCTTTTGACAATTAATCTAGTGTCATTCCACCATCCTCCAAAGTTGTATAAATCTCTCATAAATATTATTGGCATTTCGACTTTTAACTTGATCTTGTGATTAGGAAAACCATATGTTTGTTAAGTGACCTTAGTTACTTAAGAGGGGGGAGTGAATTGAGTTACCTTGAAATCATTTCGCATGTAACCTTTAATTTCAAACGAATTGAATATATTCAagtatatataatcatttaagCCTATGTGTGTGTATTCAATTCTACTTTGACCTAGTGAGAAAGATAATACTTTGTTACTATCCAATAAGTTTTCCTGTATTTTCAGCAATATTATTCTAACCCTATGTCTATCACATATAAGATATTGAATCTACTAAAACAAGGTGATAAAcacaatttaaacaaataaaggTTACAAGAGAAAGCACCCACGATTTTGATACTCGTTCGGTCAATCCAACCTACATCTCGTACTCAGGCAACAATTAATGGCTGAGGAGGAAAACAAAAAAGCCAAGAGAAAAGGCAAAATTAGAAGCAAATTTCTTTAGGCATTGGGATGAAAAAAAGTCATTgcttcctataaaaaaaatagaggtaaaatatatttttagttcctatactttattttcatttaatcttGTTTTTAGTCCCTGAACTTTTATATCGTACAATTTAGTCCCTGgactttattaaaaatagtgtttttctttcttaagtAGGAGAGAAAATAAGTCAGACCAAACATATATCATAATTATTAAGCTTGAAGTTGACTAATTTATCTATTAGAGCTATTTTTTAGGCTTTGATCTGACCTAATATGAAAGTTATTTATTTGACTTGTTATATAAAATACCAATATGCATGTCAACAAACCCATAAGCCGAAATAGGCTAACCGGCCTAAATAATCCATAAGGGCTCATTTACtaacttatttaatattttgtaaagttacattgataataataaagacttaattataaaaatagtcttcttatttttttccaactTACTAAATTAGtctcattatattttaattcactattagagtcttttttcaaattgattattTGTGTCCTCAGAACAAAATTTAGACGTTGACGATTAAGAGGAAACAGTGACCACCATGTGTCATTATCTAATTGGTTGGTAGAATGATGAATGAAAATTAATGATCAATAAAAGTCAAAGTTTTTTTGTTAACCATCAATGTCCAATGTTTATCATAGAGACTCAAATaaccattttgaaaaaaaaaaactctaatagtgaattaaaatataaaaggacaGATTTTGtgagttaaaataaataagacaactatttttacaattaagttaataataacaaaggaaaaaaaggatGACGTACATCACCTaaattttgattcttgaattaaGAAGCATATATAAGAACTAGGAAGTCAATCTCCAATTCTCCGTTCTCCTAGGCCCGTGGCAGTCAGCCACAAATCACATCCagtcttttcaaattttaattacattatttatattataaacttattattaatattaataattatatttatatatatatatatatatatatatatatattataaaaaaaaccagcCTATTAAAAGTCCTATTTTAAAGCCTAAAAAATCTGGCATTCTTAATTAAaagtacattttaaaaaataaaagcctgaccttttaaaaaaaatacgtcAAGCTACACCTTTGGCAGGCTAGGCCCCTTACCGCCAACCTAGCCTATTTTCACCTTTATCCTTGagcttattttcctttttttaatgttgttaaACTTTAGGTTGTTAGGAGGAACTAAATTGATAGTTTTTATAAAGGGACTAAATTGTATCTTATAGAAATTTGAGTACTAAAAATAAGattcaacaaaaatatagtaactattcacatattttatacataaaaaaagaacaattaACTTGATATTTTCAAAATGAGAAGTAATTTGAGATAACTAAAAAAGTAGCCTCAACActatttttaagatataaaaagaaaaaaaaaacagtttaccATAGATGATGTTCAACAAAGTAACATAGTGAAAGGCTCTAACCACAGTATGATATTAAACTAACTCAATTAATccttttgcttatatatatataaaaaaagaaatagctcTAATAATCAATCATTACGAGAAATTGCATTATGGACAAGGAAAACATACTGTAGGTATGTGAATCCAACCCGCTCAGGAAGCTGCTTTATATCCACTTCAAACCGGGATTGATCTTGAAATACACGACAAAATGAATAATGAcaattgatccaacatcatcaacattatgAATGAACAACCATAGCAAGACAAAAGTTGAATTGAACATGGAAGGTGCCCCAGTAAATGGGGGACACATGACAGTTATGTTAAAATGCTACTGAATATCCAAGACCTGCATAatctgattaaaaaaataatttatttccagCTCTCGGTGAAAGAGTGGCCAtattatagataaaataaaagggAATTACCAATGGTCAAAGTCAGTTATGAATCTAGTTtttatgatttctttttatGCATGACATACAATGAAGAAGCAGGGAAGAAGTGAAAGAagtaaaaatagacaaaaacgTTTGCTAACAATACTGTATGGGTGAACAAGAGGTTGCTCAAGGGTGATTGATGACGATCCTGCCCTTTAGGATGTAATTTCTCTGGAGCCAGATGAGGATCAATTTTTGCTGAAGGGTGGTAAGGATCAATTTTTGTAGTTCTTGGTGAAAAATAGATTTTGTAACTACAATTTTTCAAGTGTGAAAATTGATAATAGTAAAACACTTCAATTGCCAACTGTGAAAATGTTCAGCTGGAGGAACTATTTTATAGGCACCAATGGTCTTTACTAATCAGATTCACCCAAGCtctaatatgttttttaaggaatagattgaatttcaatatcaatttaagaaggattatttttttaaaaaaatgtttgaaaagtcatattttacttaaaatgattaaaatttgtttaaaaatttattcgttttcagtcttttaatttttttccctaaCATAAATAAAACTTGAGGCTAAGAATATGAAAGGATTCATTTGGCTTGACCTTTTTTGGAAAATTCTCCAATTGATATATTTATAATGATATGataagagaaaatattaaattttaacacataaatatattcaataaaataagaaaaatccaataataataatttattattttgtatttgatataTACACTCTATAGAAaagtctattaatttttaaactattagGATTTTCATCTAATTAATAACATGACTTTTTCAAATATACGCATATTTGAATTGAAGGTGgaaaaatattgttattgatgtataaaataattaagaatataatatGATGGGATTTGAATAATAATAGTTGATAATTGAATTTAGTTTGAATTAAGGTTCAATTTGATAATGTTTTATAATGACTTTATTTTCACGTCTCGGTCCATATAAGGTTTACATGTTTACTCTTACTTTAATTTGTTGTAGgttgttataaaatattaaaactgtTGAGGTAAATTCTTTTGGAATATGTTAATTTCATGGTTTTCCATGCAAATTTTACTTTggtaaaatttaagaaaactgGAATTAGTTGAAAAGTCCAGTCAAAATACAATTAGAGACTATAATGACCTATTctatcttaaattattttgaggtgcttataaatatctaaaaattgaaaattacaatataatatTGGTATTAAATtgcattacttttttattttatagtcaTCAAACATGATTGTTGTGGGTTTTTTCACAAACAAAGCAAATAGTTATAACTTCGGTAATATATAAAGTGAAACTGACCTTGTAGTTAACTTAGTGCCTTACCCGTTGTTAATATGCtacacactactaaaaaaaaccttttttacAACGCATTTTTTATGTCAGTCGCAACAAAACTGTCGTAGTAGGCTGTGCGGTAACATTTATGTAAATATGCTAGTTCTTCAACGAAGATGGTCTTCAAGAACCATATTTAAATAACGTCTACAACGATGTTTATGTCTAACACTGTCTTAGTAGGTTAGGCAGGTACATTTTTGCAATTAAGTGGAACTTATTTAAGAGGGTCTATCtgtaaaaactgtcttagaaatcGTGAGATACAAAGATAGGCTTACACCTTCATTAATGTTACATAATACAATAATTGCATGACATCATTCTCCTGTTGCGCACTCACTTCAGATTGCACCTTGAAATCCCTCTCTCTCAGTTTTCAAATTTGTGTTGTTAGCACAAAATTCTTCATTCAGTTGGTGTCAATTGTGTGTTGTttttagg
Protein-coding sequences here:
- the LOC100781088 gene encoding uncharacterized protein isoform X1, whose product is MQQNCATNINFIYKISHQIQHSRFFILQNNFLLFSYSPILIDQDFAGAEMHAVDVAAAQHGGGGENDVVSDFQKLSSAFTGYSLLHLSWPLILSFSKLFANQFFKKEPRWTMCAILSPTFKIREFQEVSFENLCLK
- the LOC100781088 gene encoding uncharacterized protein isoform X2, whose protein sequence is MAFACSRIAQRTSISSIKSAIKFNIRASSFSKTTSSFSPIHQSLLTRISQELRCTQSMLLLHSTVVAARMTSCLTFKSCRALSPEFFKKEPRWTMCAILSPTFKIREFQEVSFENLCLK